One genomic window of Borreliella burgdorferi B31 includes the following:
- the bmpC gene encoding nucleoside ABC transporter substrate-binding protein BmpC, with protein sequence MFKRFIFITLSLLVFACFKSNKKSIKSDKVVVGVLAHGSFYDKGYNQSVHDGVVKLRDNFGIKLITKSLRPYPIEGKRLLTVDEAMTEDAYEVQKNPLNLFWLIGYRFSDLSVKLSYERPDIYYGIIDAFDYGDIQVPKNSLAIKFRNEEAAFLAGYIAAKMSRKEKIGFLTGPMSEHVKDFKFGFKAGIFYANPKLRLVSKKAPSLFDKEKGKAMALFMYKEDKVGVIFPIAGITGLGVYDAAKELGPKYYVIGLNQDQSYIAPQNVITSIIKDIGKVIYSISSEYINNRVFKGGIIIDRGLKEGVIEIVKDPDVLNNRLVDEVIDLENKIISGEIIVPDSEYAFDLFKSKL encoded by the coding sequence TTGTTTAAAAGATTTATTTTTATTACTTTATCTTTATTAGTATTTGCTTGTTTTAAATCTAATAAAAAGTCTATTAAATCTGACAAAGTTGTTGTAGGTGTTTTGGCTCATGGTAGCTTTTATGATAAAGGCTATAATCAAAGCGTTCATGATGGTGTTGTAAAACTTAGGGATAATTTTGGAATAAAGCTTATAACTAAATCTTTAAGACCTTATCCTATTGAGGGTAAAAGACTTCTTACTGTTGATGAGGCAATGACTGAGGATGCTTATGAGGTTCAAAAAAATCCTTTAAATCTTTTTTGGTTGATTGGATACCGATTTTCTGACTTGTCAGTTAAGCTTTCCTATGAACGTCCAGATATTTATTATGGTATTATAGATGCTTTTGATTATGGTGATATTCAAGTTCCTAAGAATTCCTTGGCTATTAAGTTTAGAAATGAAGAGGCTGCATTTTTAGCTGGGTATATTGCTGCTAAGATGAGCAGAAAAGAAAAGATTGGATTTTTAACAGGTCCTATGAGTGAGCATGTAAAAGATTTTAAGTTTGGTTTTAAGGCTGGAATTTTTTATGCCAATCCTAAATTAAGATTAGTTTCAAAAAAAGCACCTTCTCTTTTTGATAAGGAGAAAGGCAAAGCAATGGCTCTATTCATGTATAAAGAAGATAAAGTAGGCGTTATTTTTCCAATAGCTGGTATAACTGGTCTTGGAGTTTATGACGCTGCTAAGGAGCTTGGACCTAAATATTATGTTATTGGTTTAAATCAAGATCAATCATATATTGCGCCTCAAAATGTTATTACTTCAATAATTAAGGATATTGGTAAGGTTATTTATTCTATTTCATCAGAGTATATTAATAATAGAGTTTTTAAGGGTGGAATTATTATTGATCGGGGGTTAAAGGAAGGAGTAATAGAAATTGTTAAGGATCCCGATGTTTTAAACAATAGGTTGGTTGATGAAGTTATTGATCTAGAAAATAAAATAATAAGTGGAGAAATTATTGTTCCTGATAGTGAATATGCATTTGATTTATTTAAATCAAAGTTATAA
- the bmpD gene encoding nucleoside ABC transporter substrate-binding protein BmpD, giving the protein MLKKVYYFLIFLFIVACSSSDDGKSEAKTVSLIVDGAFDDKGFNESSSKAIRKLKADLNINIIEKASTGNSYLGDIANLEDGNSNLIWGIGFRLSDILFQRASENVSVNYAIIEGVYDEIQIPKNLLNISFRSEEVAFLAGYFASKASKTGKIGFVGGVRGKVLESFMYGYEAGAKYANSNIKVVSQYVGTFGDFGLGRSTASNMYRDGVDIIFAAAGLSGIGVIEAAKELGPDHYIIGVDQDQSYLAPNNVIVSAVKKVDSLMYSLTKKYLETGVLDGGKTMFLGLKEDGLGLVLNENLKSNYSEIYNKSLKIGQSIMNGIIKVPYDKVSYDNFVLQMEN; this is encoded by the coding sequence ATGTTAAAAAAAGTTTATTATTTTTTAATTTTTTTATTTATTGTTGCTTGTTCTAGCTCTGATGATGGCAAGTCGGAGGCAAAAACAGTTTCGCTTATAGTTGATGGTGCTTTTGATGATAAAGGATTTAATGAAAGTTCTTCTAAGGCGATAAGAAAATTAAAGGCAGATTTAAATATAAATATAATTGAAAAAGCATCTACAGGCAATTCTTATTTAGGAGATATTGCAAACTTAGAAGATGGTAATTCAAATTTGATTTGGGGAATTGGGTTTAGATTGTCAGACATTCTTTTTCAAAGAGCTAGCGAGAATGTTTCTGTTAATTATGCAATCATAGAAGGGGTTTATGATGAAATTCAAATACCCAAAAATCTTCTTAATATTAGTTTTAGATCCGAAGAGGTGGCTTTTTTAGCAGGATACTTTGCGTCGAAGGCTTCTAAAACGGGTAAGATTGGATTTGTTGGAGGAGTGAGGGGAAAAGTTTTAGAATCTTTTATGTATGGATATGAAGCTGGTGCTAAGTATGCAAACTCTAATATTAAAGTGGTCTCTCAATACGTTGGTACATTTGGAGACTTTGGACTTGGTCGTTCAACGGCATCTAATATGTATCGAGATGGGGTTGATATCATATTTGCAGCTGCAGGGCTTTCTGGTATAGGGGTAATTGAGGCCGCAAAAGAGTTGGGGCCCGATCATTATATTATTGGAGTCGATCAGGATCAATCATATCTTGCTCCTAACAATGTTATTGTTTCTGCTGTAAAAAAAGTTGATTCATTGATGTATAGTTTAACAAAAAAGTATTTAGAAACTGGAGTTTTGGATGGTGGCAAGACCATGTTTTTAGGGCTTAAAGAAGATGGTCTTGGTTTAGTTTTAAATGAAAACTTAAAATCAAATTATTCTGAGATTTATAACAAATCATTGAAAATTGGGCAAAGTATAATGAATGGTATAATAAAAGTGCCTTATGACAAGGTATCTTATGATAACTTTGTTTTGCAAATGGAAAATTAA
- the rpsG gene encoding 30S ribosomal protein S7, producing MSRKNKKIKKKVFVDTRYNSRIVAKFANRMMYDGKKSISESILYSSIDLLADKLEESDKMAVFYKALDNIKPLVEVRSRRVGGATYQVPVEVREERREALAMKWIIFAARKSSGRSMKEKLSNELLNAYNSTGAAFKKKEDTHRMAEANKAFTHYRW from the coding sequence ATGTCAAGAAAAAATAAAAAAATCAAAAAGAAAGTTTTTGTTGATACCAGATATAATTCTAGAATTGTTGCAAAGTTTGCAAATAGAATGATGTATGATGGAAAAAAATCAATAAGCGAGAGTATACTTTATAGTTCAATTGATTTGCTTGCCGATAAGCTTGAAGAAAGCGACAAGATGGCTGTTTTTTATAAAGCTTTAGATAATATTAAGCCATTGGTAGAAGTAAGAAGTAGACGAGTGGGTGGTGCTACATATCAAGTTCCTGTTGAAGTTAGAGAAGAGAGAAGAGAAGCCTTGGCTATGAAGTGGATTATTTTTGCTGCTAGAAAGTCTAGCGGTAGGTCTATGAAAGAAAAGTTGTCAAACGAACTTTTAAATGCATATAATTCTACTGGAGCTGCTTTCAAGAAGAAAGAAGATACTCATAGAATGGCTGAAGCAAATAAAGCTTTTACTCATTATAGATGGTAA